The stretch of DNA CTCCGGTAAATAACTCTTCTGCGATTTTCTCATCCTCAGAGACCTCTGGTAAAGGTTCTATTTCTATTGGTTCCTCTTCTTTTTCTTCCTTTTCCTCTACCTCTGGTTCTTCCCAAGCTTCTTCAATTAGAGACTCTTCGATAATAGGCTCTTCTTCTCCTAAAAGGGTTTTTGCCTCTTTTTCTTCTTTTTTTGCGTATTCCAGCTCTTCTTCCAAAGACTGAATCTTTGTCTTTATCTCTTGACTGAGTGAGTTGTACTGATCTTCAGTGTATTCTCCTATTGAGTGGCGAAGCTCAATTTCTTCAAGTTGTTCTTGTAGTTCATTTAATTTTGTTCTAAGTGATTCTTTTTTGGTAGTGATTTCTTTTAAGCTTTCTTTTATTAGTTCTTTTTGTCCTGCTATTTTCCCTGTTAAATCTTTAAGTCTTCTTTCGTAATCTTCTTTAACTTTTCTATATACTGATTCACTAACACTACCTCTTTTTTCTTCTATTTTTCTGAGTTTTTCTTTTACATCCTCTATTTCTGTCTTTATTTTTGCAAAATCTTCACTCACGACTATCCTCCATTTTGAAATTCGCAAATGAAATTAAAGTTTATGCTAAACTCTTCCCATCCATTTTTTATTTTGTATTCTCCTTCCATAATTTTCTCAAATTGGCTTTCGAGAAAATCGTAGGAAAGTTTCCTGGCGGATGGTAAATATTCCTTGTGAAAGATGTAAGGGTGTATATTTAATCTTTGAAAATCTATTTCTTCTTCCTTTCTTTTTTCGTCAATATTTGCTCGGATTGTTAAAAGGCGCCTAAGATCTCTATTTACAAAATGAAAAAGAGGTATTTCATCTGAATATTCAACTAAATATCTA from candidate division WOR-3 bacterium encodes:
- a CDS encoding zinc ribbon domain-containing protein, yielding MSEDFAKIKTEIEDVKEKLRKIEEKRGSVSESVYRKVKEDYERRLKDLTGKIAGQKELIKESLKEITTKKESLRTKLNELQEQLEEIELRHSIGEYTEDQYNSLSQEIKTKIQSLEEELEYAKKEEKEAKTLLGEEEPIIEESLIEEAWEEPEVEEKEEKEEEPIEIEPLPEVSEDEKIAEELFTGAEITAEENENVTPNVSATLEEEETLSASSEEDWLVTLEKELSGETEEERTPEKVTQEKTNAEPNLFSVCPKCNHKNRPDAWYCENCGGELATTE